The DNA segment AGGCGCCGCCATTAATATTAATAAGATTGGTAATTTCATTGTTGTTCAGATTCAGGCGGCGGATCATGTAAATGGTGCCGTTGGGATCTTTGTTGTATTCGAAATAATCTCCCGGCGACATATCTTCCGACCAGTAGAGATATTGGCCGTCGGGGGAGAAGACCGGCTCGTTGGCGTCCATCTGGTCGTTTTTCCGTTTGGTCAACTGTATCCCGTCGCCCCCCTCGGGGACCTTATACATCCACATTTCGCCGGCGCCCATGCTTCGACCGCTGGTGAAATGCTTTTTGGCCACGATATAATTACCGCTCGGGTGCCAGGCAGCGTTATTCAGAAGACGATAATTTTCCCTGGTGATTTGCACCGGCTCGGTTCCGTCGGCGTTCATAATCCAGATATTGTCGCCGCCGCCCCGGTCGCTGGTGAAAAGAATCTTTTTGCCGTCGGGAGAGAACCGGGGCTGAACCTCGTAGGGGAGGCCCCCCGAAAGAAGTTTCGCCTCGCCTCCCGCAAAAGGAAACTTATAGATATCGCCGAGAAGATCGAAAACGATTTCCGTGCCGTCGGGGGAGACATCGACCGTCATCCAGGTCCCTTCGTCGGCGTCGAATTGAAGAGTATCGCTGGGGACATGGGGAGAAGCGACATCCCATTTCTTGTCGGTAGTATCTTTCGGCGGTTCCGCCGCGTTCTGTCCCGCCGCGCCCGTTGCCAGGACGGCGAGCAGGGTTAGCATTATAATTAATCTTTTAGCACTGAGCATTTGCTGAGACCTCCATCTCGGTTGCATAAAGGCCGGTGATTCGTGGTTACCTTACCCGCCAAAAATATGCGAATTTCGGGGAAATTGCAATCCCTTTGGGCGTTCATTATTCTCTTGCCATTCCGGCGGCCGAAGCGATATAATAAGGATAAATCTATCCCATTGGAGGTTTTCATGCCGCTTCTCTTAACCCGCGAAGATGTCGTTCATTTGCTCAATATGTCCGATTGCATGACCGTGGTGGAAAAGGCGTTCGCCGAGATGGCGTCAGGGACGGCGGTACTGCCGCTTCGGATCGGTATCACGCCGCCGGACGGTCTTTCGCTTTATATGCCGGCCTATTTAAGACAGATGGGAGCGCTGGCGTGCAAGGTCGTGACGGTCTATAAAAGCAATCCCGCCCGGCACAAACTGCCGACCACGATCGGCAAAGTGTTGCTTCAGAATCCGGAGACCGGCGAAGTGGTCGCGATCATGGACGGCGGCTTTCTGACGGCGGTCCGGACCGGGGCGGTCAGCGGGGTCGCCACGAAATATCTGGCGCGGGCCGATGTCGGGCAGGTGGCCGGTATTTTCGGCGCCGGGGTGCAGGCCAAGATGCAACTCTGGGCGGTGGCCGAGGCAAGGAAACTGCATCAGGCCCTAGTATATGATATTTCACCCGAGGCGATTGAAGGATTTATCAAGGAGATGAGTCATAAACTGAATCTGGAAATTTTCCCGGCTGATTCGCCGCGGCAGATTCTGGCCGAGGCCGATATCATCTGCACGGCGACATCATCGGCGACGCCTTTGTTCGACGGCACGCAGATGCGGCCGGGGACGCATATCAACGGTATCGGCAGTCACACCGCCAATGCCCGGGAACTCGATACCGAGATAATAAGGCGGTCGAGAATCGTGGCCGATTCGTACGAGGCCTGCCTGAAAGAGGCCGGGGATATCATGATTCCGATTCAGGAGGGGGTAATCACCAAAGAGCAGATGTACGCCGAACTGGGGGAGATAATTATCGGCAAGAAGCCCGGCCGGGGAAATGCTTCGGAAATTACAATATTTAAATCGAATGGTCTGGCGATACAGGATGCGGCGGCGGCAAAACTGGTGTATGATAAGGCGAAAAAGGCCGGGGTGGGGAAAGAGGTGGTGATCTAGGGGGTTCAAAAAATGAGCGCCTAAATTTCGCACGGACTTGATTTATCGAAGCGTGAATGAGGCGTAGTGTTTTGATAATAATATTTTCTCAATAGTCATGTTGAGGCGGTATGATCAAAATCAGGCAGATCAGGGAAGAGGACGCGGAGAATTTCCTGGCCATGCTCAAAATGCTTGATAATGAGACAACCTTCATGATGTATGAGCCGGGAGAAAGAACCACCACCATCGAACAACAACAAGAACGAATCCGCGAAATATTAAGTAAAGATTACCAGGCGACATTCGTGGCCGAGGATGACGGCTGGATTGTCGGGTATCTGGCGGCCCGGGGAGGGGAACTCAGCCGGATCCGGCACAGGACCTATATCGTGGTCGGGATAATCAAAGAGTTTCGGGGGCGGGGGGTCGGCAAGAAATTATTTGATGAGATGGAGAAATGGGCGCGCGCGAAAAAAATGCACCGTCTGGAACTGACGGTCATGGTCAGCAACGAGCGGGGGATCCGGCTGTATCAGAAAATGGGATTCGAGTTCGAAGGGGTCAGAAAGGATTCGATGCTGGTGGAGGGGGAATATATCGACGAATACAATATGTTCAAGTTGCTGGATTAAAGACAGACCTCAGGAGGGAATGAATCATGAAGAACCGCTCACTGCAAATAATTATTTTTTTGTTCTTTTCGGGAATTGCCTTGACTCTTGCCTGCAGCCTGGCGCCGGGTAATGTCAAAAGCAAATTAGCCGAATGGCGGAAAGGGGTCTGGATTAGCGGGGAGGGGACCTATACCATATATACAGACAATCATTATTTCGTGATTTCTTTCGAGGGTGACACCCTCAGGCCCAATATATATTGCGGGGCCTCGCAAATCGCTTTTACCGATAAGGGAACGGCCCGAAAGCAAGTTATCAGACTTCGCCAGAATCCCGGTTCGACCATGAATCTCTTCCGGGAGCTGGCACGTCAATCCGACAGCACCGAAACTCCCCTGGCCTACGACAGTACCTTGTTCAAGCCGGGAGCGTGCAATATAAAAGACGGCGTTATTTATGACGCGGTCACCGAAGTTGCCGCCGATTATATTCTTTTATCCACGTGCAATGGCGACAAAGAGAAGATTTATTCCAATGGCGTATCGGTCTACCTTCCGGCGGGCGGAGGAGAATTTAATTCTTATCGTATTGAAAAATTCTGATTAATTTCGTTTTAAATTGCCGCGGGCCAGGGAAGCAAAAATTCCAAGAAAGCAGAGCCCGACAAAAATTCCGAACGAGATTCTCAAACTGGTGACAAAGGCCCCGGCGCTTTCGGGGGTAATTTCCGCTTTGCCGATCATGACCGACATTGTCATCATAACGATCCCCATCGAAAACATCATCCCGACCTGACGCATGGTGCTCAAGGTGGCGCTGGCGACACCGTAGACCTGCCGGTCGACCGAACTCATGACGGCGTTGATATTGGGCGAGGAGAATAGGCCGAAGCCGAAGCCGAGCACCACCAGACAGGCGATGACATAAACAAGACCGGTGGCACTTCCGAGAAATATCATCATGGCGAGCCCGATCATGCTGATGGCCATGCCGATCGAGGCAATAATGCGGGGTTCGATTTTGTCCGACATCTTCCCGCTCAGGGGCGAAAAGAGGGCCATCATGACGGGTTGGGCCACCAGCACCAGTCCGGCGATTTCCGGTTTCAGGCCCTTTACATTCTGAAGATACAAACTCAAGAGAAAAGCGACCGCAAAAGTGGCGGCGTAATTGATGAGCGCCGCCAGGTTGGAGAAAGCGAAAGGGATGTTGCGACGGAAGAGATCGATATTGAAAACCGGATGAACGGTCCTCTGCTCAAAGTATATAAAGAGCAACAGGGTCAGGACGCCGACAATCAGAAAAATCCAGGCCGATGGTTCCGGCAGAGTGGAGAAGCCGTACATGGTGGCGAAAAGAGCGAGGCCCAAAATTGCCGAACCTAATAGATCGAATTTTTCCCCATGGGCCTCGGCCCATTCTCCTTTTAGAAGGGCGAATGTCATGGCCAGTAAGATCAGGGCGAAGGGAACGATTATCCAGAAAATGTACCGCCAGCCAAGCAGTTGCGTAACAAAGCCGCCCAAAAACGGACCGGCGGAGAGGCCGATATAAGTGGCGGCGCTGGCGATTCCGAGGGCGTGCCCGCGACGGTGCGGCTCCACCACCGACACGAGGATCGGGATAACCGACGAGAAAATCATCGCCGCGGCCAATCCCTGCAGAACCCGGCAGGCAATGATCATGGAAGCAGAAACGGAGGCACCGATAAGAAGCGAGGAAAACAATAAAATAAAGAGACCCCAGATATAAATTTTCTTGCGGCCATAGATATCGCCCAGCCGCCCGAAGGGAATCAGAAAAGCCGCCGCCGAAAGAAGGTAGGTGGTGTTGATCCAGCCGAGAAGAACCGGGCCCATCGAAAAGGTCTGGCCTATCGTGGGCAGAGCGACATTGACCGACGAGGACATAAACGGCCCGATAAAAGAAC comes from the Candidatus Zixiibacteriota bacterium genome and includes:
- a CDS encoding Ornithine cyclodeaminase; protein product: MPLLLTREDVVHLLNMSDCMTVVEKAFAEMASGTAVLPLRIGITPPDGLSLYMPAYLRQMGALACKVVTVYKSNPARHKLPTTIGKVLLQNPETGEVVAIMDGGFLTAVRTGAVSGVATKYLARADVGQVAGIFGAGVQAKMQLWAVAEARKLHQALVYDISPEAIEGFIKEMSHKLNLEIFPADSPRQILAEADIICTATSSATPLFDGTQMRPGTHINGIGSHTANARELDTEIIRRSRIVADSYEACLKEAGDIMIPIQEGVITKEQMYAELGEIIIGKKPGRGNASEITIFKSNGLAIQDAAAAKLVYDKAKKAGVGKEVVI
- a CDS encoding GCN5-related N-acetyltransferase, with product MIKIRQIREEDAENFLAMLKMLDNETTFMMYEPGERTTTIEQQQERIREILSKDYQATFVAEDDGWIVGYLAARGGELSRIRHRTYIVVGIIKEFRGRGVGKKLFDEMEKWARAKKMHRLELTVMVSNERGIRLYQKMGFEFEGVRKDSMLVEGEYIDEYNMFKLLD
- a CDS encoding putative transport protein (Evidence 3 : Putative function from multiple computational evidences), which encodes MKSDSARASARAAIIVASVSSFIGPFMSSSVNVALPTIGQTFSMGPVLLGWINTTYLLSAAAFLIPFGRLGDIYGRKKIYIWGLFILLFSSLLIGASVSASMIIACRVLQGLAAAMIFSSVIPILVSVVEPHRRGHALGIASAATYIGLSAGPFLGGFVTQLLGWRYIFWIIVPFALILLAMTFALLKGEWAEAHGEKFDLLGSAILGLALFATMYGFSTLPEPSAWIFLIVGVLTLLLFIYFEQRTVHPVFNIDLFRRNIPFAFSNLAALINYAATFAVAFLLSLYLQNVKGLKPEIAGLVLVAQPVMMALFSPLSGKMSDKIEPRIIASIGMAISMIGLAMMIFLGSATGLVYVIACLVVLGFGFGLFSSPNINAVMSSVDRQVYGVASATLSTMRQVGMMFSMGIVMMTMSVMIGKAEITPESAGAFVTSLRISFGIFVGLCFLGIFASLARGNLKRN
- a CDS encoding hypothetical protein (Evidence 5 : Unknown function), producing MKNRSLQIIIFLFFSGIALTLACSLAPGNVKSKLAEWRKGVWISGEGTYTIYTDNHYFVISFEGDTLRPNIYCGASQIAFTDKGTARKQVIRLRQNPGSTMNLFRELARQSDSTETPLAYDSTLFKPGACNIKDGVIYDAVTEVAADYILLSTCNGDKEKIYSNGVSVYLPAGGGEFNSYRIEKF